A stretch of DNA from Triticum dicoccoides isolate Atlit2015 ecotype Zavitan chromosome 2A, WEW_v2.0, whole genome shotgun sequence:
CCCGCtaacccaaagccgaacaacgcccATAGACTTCAACCGCGGACCCACACGTCTACTCCCAACCTGTCAGCGACCTACCCACATAGAGCCAAAGGTAGCCACACGGCACCGCGTGCATAATTAACCAATAATATCTCGCCCTTAAGAGAAAACGATTTTGGAAAACCTGAAAAAGATGCTCTCCGCATCAGCCAAGCCCACCACGCCTCTCCGCTCCCCCGCTCCTCTCAAAGGAAGCACACGCCCCTGGGATGGCGCCACGTCAGCGATCCGCGCCCCGCGATCCGAGCGCTCccattggccgcccatataagcccCGCCCGCCGTCCCTACGCCGAGTCCACAGCGCGACGCGTGAGCCGCCCCCTTCTTCCTCCAATGGCGAGGTAAACACCCCTCCCACGTATAAATCACTGTATTTCAAATAGCCTCCCCAACCAAAACACCCcagatttttttatttatttgatttcgggaaggggaggggagagagatagagagatggaCGAGGCGTGGGAGAGGGCGGTGGAGGCGGCGCTCCACACCGCCGGCGAggggagctcgtcgccggcgaggagcCTGACCCTCGACGGCGCCGTCAAGTGCATACACGGGCGCTTGCCGGCGCCGGAGATACTGGAGCGCCACCAGAGCCTGGAGCACCTCTCGATCGCGGGCGTCGGGGTCGCGTCGCTCGCGGGGTTCCCCCGCCTGCGGAACCTCACGCGCCTGACGCTCTCCGACAACCGCATCGCCGGCGGCCTCGAGCACCTCGTCGAGGCGGGGCTCGGTTCGCTGCGCGACCTCGACCTCAGCAACAATCGCATCCAAGATGTGGACGACCTCGCGCCGCTCGCCCGCCTCCGCCTCGTCTCGCTCGACCTCTACGAGTGCCCCGTCACGCGGGTCAAGGACTACAGATCCAGGGTGTTCGGGTTGATCCGGACTCTCAAGTACCTCGACAAGATGGACGCCGACGAGAACGAGCGCCCGGagtcggacgacgacgacgacgatggggacggcgaaggtgatggcgaggaagaagatgatgatgaggacgacgatgaCGAGGATCCTGGAAGCGGCGAGGTGGCAAACGGGGGCGCCTCGCACTCGCGAGGTAGCGTGGCACCGCGCCCGGTGGAGGTGAATGGGGTGATCgatgtggatgaggatgagagCGAGGCCGACGAGGTCGTGCCCAATGGGGAAGCCGAGCACCACCACAGGGCCAACGGGTTCAGGGTTGCAGCGGTTGGGGTAGCCCCTGATGAGGAtgatgaagacgtggatgatgacgacgatgatgcagACGAAGAGTATGAGGAGGAGGATGATTTGGGAGAGGAGATCGATGAGGAGGGTGATGAAGATGACACTGTTGTTGAGGTACTTGACGTGCCCAGtagtgatgatgaggaggatggcatcgatgaggatgatgatgatgatgaggaggaggttgAGGATGATGGTGATGGTGAGGAGGCTGAGCCAGAGAGTAGTGGAAGGGTTGCTATGGCGGTGGGGGGTGTTGGAGAAGAGATTGATGGACATGAGCAAGGTGAAGGTGATGATGAGGATGAGAATGGTGAGATCGGAGAGGAAGATGAGGAAAGATTGGAGGATAGTAGGGTTTATGAGGAGGACAACgatgatgacgatgctgatgatgaGGTATAAAACAATTTCCCGCTAGCCTTTGAAGTGCTTTACCTTATTGCAATTTCTGCATGTTCAGTTTGTGGGTGATTGTTCTAGTCATATTGTTTAGCAAGATAACTATTGACCACCCAACTATATTGCAGGTATATTTGAACTGTGGCTAGTTTTTCAGTTATGATATTTAGCTTTCATGCATTAGTTATGTGTCCTTGTTAAGTTTGCTGATTATGTGGGCAACACATAGTTTTGGGACTACCAAAGTAGAGTACTTCATTGTCAGATCCCCACTCGTAATCTTGTTTCTTTTTGTGGTAGGTTAGGTGAACACCTTGTGTATAAAGTATACCGTGGAAAAGTTGTTTTAACGAAATTTGCTCATATGGAGATTTAAGGCAATCATGCTCCCAAGATATTGCTTAAACATGTTTGTTAACATATTATGTGATTTGAAAGCTCTGTACCCTCAAAATGACCAGGAGTGTGTCAAAATGATTATGACAGATCTTGTAGTTTTAAAAGCTTGGGGATTCTGATTTCTTCATCTTTCTGGAAGTAGATTTAGTTCCTGATGTTGTTGACCTAAAACTTTACATATTCGAATGTTAAAATTAGTGACTGTCTAGCTTGTGCTTCTAATATATTTGTTACAATTTGGGAATAATCAAAGATTTGGATACATCAGTTAAGCATGTTGTTCCCTATGTTCCTAGGACCTAATATCATATCCATCTACATGTACATCATATCTGGCTTAGTTCTTGACATTTTAGTGCTTCTAGTACATCATGTATTTATTTGTGGGCTTAGACAGATGTGTCACCTGATGCATGTTTAGTAAGATGGAATTCTCCATATTTGTTTCTTCTACAATTTTTCCTTGAAAATTAGCTTTGGTAATGGCCATTATCTTGGtggtatattttctgttattttatTAGTATTAATCATGTACTCTTTTGCAAGGTTATATGCTAATTTGTTTCTTTTACCACTCAATTCATGTTATGCTGTTATCTTCAGATTTATATCTCAACATATTGTTTATTTGTTTTGTTCTGGTTATGCTGTCGATTTAGTTACCAATTAACTGATTTTGTCTGCTAGAAGATTAGTTACCTTTAGCATGTCATGAACTTAAGCATTGTTTAAGCCTGTTGGTTTTTCATTTGCTCAGGATGAAGACACAGAATATCTTGTTCAACCAATTGTGACGCCCCAAGCCGTGGCTGTTGGAAGTCCAGAGGACTTTGATATTGCTGACCCTGATGATGTCGATGAAGACAGAGACGAggtcgatgatgatgacgacgagggtGGCACAGACCAGCCGTCGTCCTTGCAGGGTATCAAGCGGAAGAGGGATGATGACCCATCAGGCAGTGGCAGcgacgatgaggatgatgatacTGAAGACCGGCCGTTCAAGCACCAGTGACCATTGTACATGGATCATCCCCTTCCTCACCCCTTCTTCTCAGGTAGAAAGAAGTAatcaggagcagcagcagcagcagcagaacagAAATGGTGGGTTTCCCCCTGTTTTCCTTAGCCGTTTTTCTTGTAAAGACTTTGGTTTGGGGAGGGCTTCACCCTCCTTTTTAAACAGCAGATTTTAGGAGGGAAAATGGAGTTGTAGTCAGTGAACCAGCTTCCCTCTTTGCCTGCACCCTTGCTGAGTTTTCCCTCCATAATTTGAAATGGTAGTTACAACACCCCAGGTGTTTTCCCTCCTTCCTTTGAAATTCCTGTTGCATTGTCAGTATTGTCAGGTTTCCCTCCAAGAGAAAGCCCGGGAACTGCCCCCCTTTGAAATGCCCCCTAGTAGCCGTTGCCTGCATTTGAAAATCTTATACTTTGCCCTGGTTGAACTGTCTGTCTGTGCTGTGTGCTTCTTACTGATGATGACTGGCCGCTGGCTCTGCCTGCCGGCTGCCGGCGGCTCTGCGCGGGCGCTACCTGCTTTGAGATAGGTGAAATGGCTGTGGTTGCAGCGATGGCTCCTCCCTCCTATAGCAAATGGGCTCTGGAGTTATTTAGCAATTTTTGGCTACTGAGGCTTTGCCTTGCGCTGCTGTGTCTCTGGTTCACGGCGGTGTGCTCCTTGCCGGTCTACCACGAGGCCCGAGCTGCGCCCCTCTGCCAGGTGGGTCCGCTTCCGTGACTAGCTTTGGCCTCGGGGGGCCGTGATTTTTCGTTGAGAGTAAAAGGAGGAGGCCGCGGTGGGTGGGTGGGTGAGGATGGGATGCGATGCGATGCGATGCGATGGCGGAGTACAGCTGCtgcctttcgcttttcttttttggCAAGTTGCGCCGCGCAGCGCGAGTGGTGGGTGGGGTAACGCGACCGGTGGTGGCGCGAGCCGTGATGGCCTGGCGCGCCGTGGCGTGAGGCGCGGGTGGAGCGCGCTGTCCGTGAGCGGCTCGAGGAGGAGAGAAGATCCCAGCGGATTTGGGCGGATGCCATCCTTGGATGCTTCCCGTTTCTAGGGCGACCCTGCTCCTTTTTTCTGGCCGATGGGGATTTTACGCCCCTGCCCCTGCCCCTGCCCCTGCCCTGAGTGCTCTCTGGCCCATCCGTATTGAATATCCAGCTCCCCGAGTTTGACGCGTCTCTGCGCTGCGCTGAAATTAAAATGGGAGGAGAAGAACGGCACGCCTCCCTCTGCGGTTGCTGGGTCCACGCTGCGTGCTGGTCCTGCATGTCAGTCGCTCACGGTGCGTCTGCCGTGTGCGTTTTGCTGGTTGGCGTTTCGCTCTGGAGATCTTATATGCGCCGCCGCCGAACGGTGCTGGGTTAGGTTAACTAGAGCGCATATTTCCTTCCTGCTGGAGTAATCAGCGGGCCCGTCTGGACTGAAAGCTGTACGCGAGTGGACGGATCAGGTTCAAGGTAGTAGCTGGAAATTCTATATGTGGATAGTAATAATGGTTGATTAATGGTTATTACTATTGGGAGTAATTAACTTGGGCCAGCAGCATGCCTTGCCCCGCGCTCTGCGCCGCGGTGGACTCGGTCCATACCGCGTTGTGCCGCTGCGTCTTGTGGCCCACCGTGTTTCTAGGCCCTTCTGACTGTGTGGTCCGTGTCTACAGATCCCTGCGCGCAACGGCCACGATAAGGAAGGAGGGGACAGCCAGGACAGGCAGGCGAGCACGCGATGCCCGTGAGCCGTGTGGTCGTTCGTGGTGGGGAGCTGCAGGATCGGACGGCACGGAATGGAAAGCGGTAGCGTGCCGTTGCCTGTCTTCAGCTGCGGCGTGGAGCGGGCCTTCGGCCCACCGAGTTGCGGGTGGATGTCATTTTGCGTATGTGGACCGGGCCTAGAGGCTGCAGCACGTTGGGGTCTTGGGAAGTCAAGAGTAGTTTGGCCGGTGTTTCTAAAAAAGAAGAAGAGTAGTTTGGCCGGTTTCACTCCAAAAAAACAAGCACCCTAGTTTGGCCGGGTCCGGGGTGCGGGGTCATGGGCAGCTACGTCCTCCGGGCATCTCGTCCGCAACTGCATCATTTTTTTTGTTGCCGTTCACTGAGAGCACATTATTTTTTTCAGAAGTCAATTAAACATTTTCGTCTAAAGTCGGTCTAATGTCTATgaaaaggtggcaccggcattttaTTGAAGTTGCACACATCTTCGTGATGCGGCGAATGAGGATTTTTAAGAATTTAGGACACCATTTTCCTTTATAAAAAACAAATGTTCGAGAAGACTTTAAACTTTGACATGATCAGCTCATATCACATAAAATGTGGGTCCACGTGCCAATTATTGAGTATTGAGTTTGTGCTCATGTCGGCTCAACAGCGTAGACGAGTATTGAGTTTGTGCACTGGCACACTGGATATTCTACTACAGATAAATGATCCACTAGAACGTTAATAAAATGAAATGATCCATTCTCAAAAAAACGATCCGTggtctttttttcttctccaaatGAGCCAATTCTTGTCAGGCACTCGATGCCCCATTTTTGTCGCATGGGTTGATCTGAAGCATCGTTTTTAATCAGGTGGCTCACGTATGTCGCAGGTTGCAAACCACACCAGCAGACGAGGAAACGGCTGGCTCAGGCGGGCAACCATGCTGCACCGGTCTCTTCTCCATCGGGGTGCAGATAGAGCGGCGGTGCAGCGCCACCCAACCAAACCAGTGGACAGCAACGACCCATCCACCGTAAGGCGTCGATCCGCCACGCGACAGACTCGTTCCCATGGCGACCCGGGCTCTGCACTCGCCGAGGCTCACGAGCCCGGTGCTCACGGGCCGGCATGCGGCGGCGAGGTGCAAGTGCTCCACCCCGCCGCTCTTCGTGAAGCGACTGCCGCTCATCGTCGCCTTCCCTCGCCTCGTCGTTGCCTTCCCTGGCGCCACCACCGCAACCAGTGGTACTTGTTAACGTAAGTATCTTCAGAATTAGGAATATGATCATTAGCATATCACTGGCGATGAGCTGCCAATGATGGGGAAAAATTGACAATAGAACTGGGTTTGACTCTGTTTATGCTAGAGGGGGAGAGATTGTGATCACACCGGCTTGGTAGGGAAATCATCAATAAGATGAGTAAGAAACAGTATGCCCAAATTTCAGATTTCTGGTCTAATGAGGCAACTTATATTGATGAAATGGAAATCGAGGTTGGTTTGGGCAATTTAGGGAATAAACATTCTGATATGAGGGAAGAGATCGATGAGGAGGAAAAGCGGGGGCAAAAATGGAAAGGAAGAGAAATGCCTTTGGTGAATACGCTTTCTAAAATGGAAAGGAAGAGAAATGCCTTTGGTGAATACGCTTTCTAAAAGCTTCACCAGTATAAATGACGAGTCTATCCTCCTGTTAAGAGGAGAGTGCGATCCCCTCGAGGATTTAGGTTTTCCCCTCCCCCCCGCCGCCACCAGAAACAGAAGAAGAAGATAAGATGAACATGGGTTTTGGAGGAAATCGGGGTGGAGGAAGANNNNNNNNNNNNNNNNNNNNNNNNNNNNNNNNNNNNNNNNNNNNNNNNNNNNNNNNNNNNNNNNNNNNNNNNNNNNNNNNNNNNNNNNNNNNNNNNNNNNNNNNNNNNNNNNNNNNNNNNNNNNNNNNNNNNNNNNNNNNNNNNNNNNNNNNNNNNNNNNNNNNNNNNNNNNNNNNNNNNNNNNNNNCCAGTACAGAAAGAAAGAGGAAGAAGTAGACAAATTCAAAGGGAATTTCCAACAACATAAGAGGAGCCTGGAGGGCTTTGGATCTAGATTCACTCCTGGTACCTCCAATTACCAGTGAGATGGAGGAGAGAGGTCGAGATTAGAGacaaaagaagttgttgaagacaaagagagagagaggggagcaaACAAGAGGTTGGTCGAGCTGGACCTGAGGGCAAAGGTAAAGATCCTATTCATGCTGTCAACTCCTCTCTTGAGCTGCTCCAGCAGCAACAATGGTTTGGTGCGCTCCTTGCTCAGATGGCACAATAGGGGGCAGgtgttgctgttggaaatggaaacCGAACAGAAGGAACGAAAGACTCTGAGGGTGATATTGAGAAAGGAAACCCCATACACAACAAAGACAACAACAATGGGGGAGAGATTGAAGCTGGAGCAGGATTTAGACAGAATCAGAACAACTGGGGAGGTGCTGCCAAGTATGCACAGAGAGAGGGGCCTGATCAGAATAAGAATGGAGCTAATTTTAGGATGATGTGCAACAAATGCAAAGATTTCAGACGCCTGACTAGGGAATGCAAACTCCCAAACTGCATTATCTGTGAAAAAAATTCTCACATTACAGAGGATTGTAACTGGTTCAAGCAGATAAAACCACTTCCCAAGTTTGTAGGATATGCAGCTAGAGGGTTGGGAGTGTTGCTGATACAGAACTCTAAGGAAGTTGTGAGCAGTGAGCAAATCAATCCAATGGCAATCATCACTATTGCTTCTGGAGAAATTAATGAAACTCAGTTTTTGGAAGGATTTAACTATATGTTCAAGTGGGATTGGCAATGGAGATGCAAAAAacatggagatagagcttatcttatgAGATTTCCAAACAAAAGCAGACTGATTGAACTTGACAAATTTGGGAATTTTAACCTCCTGGGGACAAAAGCTGTCATCAATGTAGACAGTTGGACTTATGACACTCAAGCCATAGGGAAGCTACACACTGTGTGGGTGAAGATATGGGAAGTGCCTGAATGCTTCAAACACTTCTTTGGTACTTGTGAGGTGGCTGCTACAATTGGTCCAATGCTGGAGATTGACATGACAATAATTCTGCAGGAAAAAAGAAGAGCCAAGGTGGGGGTGATAGACTTTGAAAAAAATCCCCAAGCACACTAAAGTGACTGATAAGGATCTCATGATATACAGAGTGACTTTGGAACTAGAAAGGGTGATAGAGCAGGGCTGGTATGAAGATAAAAAAACATGAAGACATTGAGACAGACAAGGATGCAGACTCAAATGATATGAGAAAGAAAATCAAAATTGGTGG
This window harbors:
- the LOC119353836 gene encoding acidic leucine-rich nuclear phosphoprotein 32-related protein 1-like: MDEAWERAVEAALHTAGEGSSSPARSLTLDGAVKCIHGRLPAPEILERHQSLEHLSIAGVGVASLAGFPRLRNLTRLTLSDNRIAGGLEHLVEAGLGSLRDLDLSNNRIQDVDDLAPLARLRLVSLDLYECPVTRVKDYRSRVFGLIRTLKYLDKMDADENERPESDDDDDDGDGEGDGEEEDDDEDDDDEDPGSGEVANGGASHSRGSVAPRPVEVNGVIDVDEDESEADEVVPNGEAEHHHRANGFRVAAVGVAPDEDDEDVDDDDDDADEEYEEEDDLGEEIDEEGDEDDTVVEVLDVPSSDDEEDGIDEDDDDDEEEVEDDGDGEEAEPESSGRVAMAVGGVGEEIDGHEQGEGDDEDENGEIGEEDEERLEDSRVYEEDNDDDDADDEDEDTEYLVQPIVTPQAVAVGSPEDFDIADPDDVDEDRDEVDDDDDEGGTDQPSSLQGIKRKRDDDPSGSGSDDEDDDTEDRPFKHQ